A genomic stretch from Penicillium digitatum chromosome 4, complete sequence includes:
- a CDS encoding Carbohydrate-binding WSC, subgroup yields MLFNTQGALALSSVFLAATSAIAEDLELFPRGSPLGTLRGCYSSIPGYGKPTSWTYQSSGWCLDHCARDFATFALTKGTDCVCGNTLPPDSAKASSDKCSTSCSGWPDDMCGSSNYFSVYTTNLIANVPTYSDPNSNSNSNSNSNSNTNSNSNSNSNPNSDSNSKPTTTPTQSTSDSQTTMQAGESATSTATSIGETITETAIYQPAPSSESEEDFEKKSSRSKKTAAIAAGVVIGVVGFAALCAAIFFWWRIKNNRTGAAARATGYGCDGPPSMSDSRFDSDYMTQNRQSNGSIDYDHDFSRRILQVTNPDR; encoded by the exons ATGCTTTTCAACACTCAAGGTGCCCTTGCTTTGTCAAGTGTGTTCCTGGCAGCCACCTCGGCAATTGCAGAAGACTTGGAGTTGTTTCCTCGTGGCTCACCATTAGGGACACTCCGGGGCTGCTACTCCAGCATTCCTGGATATGGAAAGCCAACGAGCTGGACGTACCAGAGTTCCGGATGGTGTCTGGATCACTGTGCCAGGGACTTCGCGACATTTGCCTTGACAAAAGGCACTGACTGTGTGTGCGGTAATACGCTACCACCAGACAGTGCCAAGGCTTCAAGCGACAAATGCAGCACATCGTGCAGTGGCTGGCCCGATGATATGT GCGGTAGTTCCAACTACTTCTCGGTCTATACCACAAATTTGATAGCCAACGTGCCCACGTACTCCGACCCTAATTCGAACTCCAACTCCAACTCCAACTCCAACTCCAACACGAATTCCAACTCTAATTCCAACTCTAACCCTAACTCCGACTCCAACTCCAAACCTACCACAACCCCAACTCAAAGCACTAGTGACAGCCAAACTACGATGCAAGCTGGCGAGTCTGCCACGAGTACTGCTACCAGTATCGGTGAAACAATAACAGAGACCGCGATTTATCAGCCCGCCCCGAGCAGTGAGTCTGAAGAAGATTTCGAAAAAAAGTCCTCGAGGAGCAAGAAAACTGCCGCGATTGCGGCTGGAGTCGTAATCGGAGTGGTTGGATTCGCTGCTCTCTGCGCTGCTATCTTCTTCTGGTGGCGAATCAAGAACAATAGGACCGGTGCTGCAGCTAGGGCCACTGGCTATGGCTGTGATGGCCCACCCTCGATGTCCGATTCTCGGTTCGATAGCGACTACATGACTCAAAATCGTCAAAGCAATGGCAGCATCGATTATGACCATGACTTCTCTCGCCGGATCTTGCAG GTGACGAACCCCGATCGCTAA